ATGTGAAGCGCATCCTTAACCTATTCATTGAAAACGGTGCAGACCCAAGCATTCGAATCGACGCACATCCGCATCTTGGCTCGAATATGCTGCCACGAATCGTGAGCAGTATGCGCGAAGCCATTGTTGCTGCGGGTGGCGAAATTCATTTCGGAGCACATGTCGCCGACCTGATAAAGGATAATGACACCGTTAAAGGTGTTATTCTGGCATCCGGCGAACGAATTGATGCCGATGCTGTCATTTTGGCAACAGGACATTCCGCACGCGATGTTTTCCATATGCTTATTCGCAATAAGGTACCTGTGGAAGCAAAACCATTTGCTCTTGGTGTTCGTATTGAGCATCCACAGCCGCTTATTGACCAAATCTTCTATCACCAATCACCGCGTCACAATAACCTTCCCGCTGCCAGCTACCGCATTACTACACAGGTAGATGGACGCGGTGTATTCTCTTTCTGCATGTGCCCGGGGGGATTTGTTGTGCCTGCGTCCACAGCTCCGGGTGAGCTTGTGCTGAACGGTATGAGTATGTCCAGCCGCAGTGCCCCATTTGCCAACGCAGGGCTTGTCGTTGAAATCCGCCTTGATGATGTTGGTGGTGATCCTTCTGACCCACTTGCAGCGCTGGCGTTCCAAGCTGCTGTAGAAAAAACAATGTTTGAAGCAGGTGACGGCACATCACAAAAAGCACCGGCACAACGTGTGGGCGACTTTATTGCAGGAAAAATCTCTGAATCCCTGCCAGAATCCTCGTACGTCCCGGGGCTATATTCTGCGCCACTAAATGAGCTGTTACCAAGCAACGTTGCAGAGAGACTCGCCAAAGCACTACCTGTTTTCGGGAAGAAATATAAAGGATTCGACTCCAACGAAGCCAAAATGATGGCAGTTGAATCCCGAACCAGTTCACCAGTACGCGTGCTTCGTGACCGTATTACGCTAGAGCACCCTTCAGTGCGTGGGTTGTACCCATGTGGAGAAGGCGCAGGCTATGCAGGTGGGATTGTTTCGGCTGCTATTGACGGTGAGCGTGTCGCAAATTCCATTGCCGAATCTCTGTAACAGATCAGCAACTGTCACATGCCTTGCTGACTCTACGACTCCGGGGTGTTTTTTTCGATCGAAAAAGCCTGCTAGAACTCCTTGCTCAAGAGATGACGTCCCTTTTTGCATCTGAAAGTTGTTTCTAAAATCCAAAAAAAAACGTCATGAGGTTATCGACGTATCTGTCGTAATCTCATGACGTTTTTTTATTCTAGCAGACATATATTCTCATCATGCAACAAGCATTACTCTGAGAAGATAGTAATTTATTTTTTCTATGGCATTTTTTCCATTGACAGCCTTTCCAAGAGTTACTACTAATCTACTCATTGATTGAGCAATCAATCTAAGACACAGATGCATTTCCGCAGCATCACTGCTCCACCACCACTTAGCAGGTGTCTATCTCATAAATTTCTTTATGAAACGCTCTTGGAACCCTCTTCTCACCGGAAGAGGGTTTTCTTGTATGCAAAGTACTGCCACACAATTGCATCGAAAAAACAACCAGCCCCCCAAGATTCATTCTGCTAAAAAGAATCCATGAAATCTGCAAATAACTTGGTATGATCCCCAGTGTGGCGCATGGTTACATTCAGTGTAAATGTACCATCGCTAGTCAATACTTGCTTAATAACAGCATCAATCATCACAACATCTTTTGCGCCAAATGGAGTAATATCAAGCACTACCTGTTGCCCTTCCGAAAAGGTAATACCATACGTCTCTTCATCTGCGCAGACAGAAGCAGCCGCAAGTAAAATAGTGCTGCAACTCTCCGAAACATGTATCAATATCCCCTCATTGATAGCATCTCCAACGTGTACAGCTACCGGACAAAAGCAGTTATAGTCTGACTCATTTTGTATTAGCATCCGTTCTACTTCCTGTAACAATTCCCAAAGGCTTGCAACGATACTCCAGTGCAGCATAGACCCCATCTATCCTCACTGGATTCTTTCCCCCCACGTCATGAGTGCACTAACGTGCTATCCCAAAGAAAATAGAATCTATCCCGACATAACATTCTAAGAAATAACGTTTTTTGTACTCATTCCGCATAATTTGTAAACAGATCCCCCAGCGCCTGTTCATTGGCTACAATCACGAAATTACGCATGCAGACACTTTGCACTGCGTAATTTTTTATTTTTACATACAGCAATTCAGGTAATACCTTTCTATAATGCTACTAAGATATTTGAAAAAAATAAAGTTACCATTTTTTTTGATTGCAATACGTCATTCTTACAAAACACCGCATTCTACTAAGGGAAAATCACAGTAACCTTCTTTTTCACCACCTTTCAGAAAAATATATTTG
The DNA window shown above is from Halodesulfovibrio sp. and carries:
- a CDS encoding FAD-dependent oxidoreductase yields the protein MTPVTEQKMVEVKIDPRDIHSPKVIRKAALRKAGLPNIPEIQSHVVRRSIDARSRSPKFVCQVQLGEAPQEQSGSIFCPQKLNGKRVAIVGAGPAGYFAALTLLEKGIKPIILERGKDVTTRRYDLKKIQADGVVDPHSNYCFGEGGAGTYSDGKLYTRATKRGNVKRILNLFIENGADPSIRIDAHPHLGSNMLPRIVSSMREAIVAAGGEIHFGAHVADLIKDNDTVKGVILASGERIDADAVILATGHSARDVFHMLIRNKVPVEAKPFALGVRIEHPQPLIDQIFYHQSPRHNNLPAASYRITTQVDGRGVFSFCMCPGGFVVPASTAPGELVLNGMSMSSRSAPFANAGLVVEIRLDDVGGDPSDPLAALAFQAAVEKTMFEAGDGTSQKAPAQRVGDFIAGKISESLPESSYVPGLYSAPLNELLPSNVAERLAKALPVFGKKYKGFDSNEAKMMAVESRTSSPVRVLRDRITLEHPSVRGLYPCGEGAGYAGGIVSAAIDGERVANSIAESL